A genomic stretch from Georgenia muralis includes:
- a CDS encoding DUF2237 family protein, whose amino-acid sequence MADRNVLGGELAECGSDPVTGYYRTGGCMATPEDLGNHSVCTVMTEEFLRHQQEVGNDLLTARPEWMFPGLRPGDRWCVVALRWWQSYEAGVAAPVVLAATHERALEVVPLEILRQFAVDVPDDASSIA is encoded by the coding sequence ATGGCCGATCGCAACGTCCTGGGCGGGGAGCTGGCCGAGTGCGGGAGCGACCCCGTGACGGGCTACTACCGCACGGGCGGGTGCATGGCCACGCCCGAGGACCTGGGCAACCACAGCGTCTGCACGGTCATGACCGAGGAGTTCCTGCGTCACCAGCAGGAGGTCGGCAACGACCTCCTCACCGCCCGGCCCGAGTGGATGTTCCCCGGGCTGCGGCCCGGGGACCGCTGGTGCGTCGTGGCGCTGCGCTGGTGGCAGTCCTACGAGGCCGGCGTCGCCGCGCCGGTCGTCCTGGCCGCCACCCACGAGCGCGCCCTGGAGGTGGTGCCGCTGGAGATCCTGCGACAGTTCGCCGTCGACGTGCCCGACGACGCCTCCTCCATCGCGTGA
- a CDS encoding HIT family protein, producing MDCLFCRIAAGTEPAHVVLETGDVVGFLDTRPVFKGHTLVVPRRHVVTLPELPDDLLAPFLDATRRVAAAMTSGLGAQGSFVAMNNVVSQSVAHLHAHVVPRTKGDGLRGFFWPRSRYDDDEAREYADRLRRVLGRAGTAPPQVGDESLTP from the coding sequence GTGGACTGCCTCTTCTGCCGCATCGCCGCGGGGACCGAGCCGGCCCACGTGGTGCTCGAGACCGGTGACGTCGTGGGGTTCCTCGACACCCGACCGGTCTTCAAGGGCCACACCCTCGTGGTGCCGCGCCGTCACGTCGTGACGCTGCCCGAGCTGCCCGACGACCTCCTTGCCCCGTTCCTGGACGCCACCCGCCGCGTGGCCGCCGCGATGACCTCCGGGCTCGGCGCCCAGGGTTCCTTCGTCGCGATGAACAACGTGGTGAGCCAGAGCGTGGCGCACCTGCACGCCCACGTCGTCCCGCGCACCAAGGGTGACGGGCTGCGCGGCTTCTTCTGGCCGCGCAGCCGCTACGACGACGACGAGGCCCGGGAGTACGCCGACCGGCTCCGCCGGGTCCTCGGCCGGGCCGGCACGGCCCCGCCGCAGGTCGGGGACGAATCCTTGACACCCTGA